A window of the Blattabacterium cuenoti genome harbors these coding sequences:
- a CDS encoding ferritin, whose protein sequence is MKEKIKIELVKQLNRELESSHLYLNMASWSENKGFEGVSRFLYNHSDEERFHMLKLMKYINVRGGNGYYIDKNNIIINNNKNKYNNLYELFQILFKHEKSISKNINYLVEVSLIEKDYFTYNFLQWYVEEQMKEEFLCKMILDKIKLVENNRLGLYLFDKDINKIKITKKLN, encoded by the coding sequence ATGAAAGAAAAAATTAAAATAGAATTAGTAAAACAATTAAATAGAGAATTAGAATCTTCTCATTTATATTTAAATATGGCATCTTGGTCTGAAAATAAAGGATTTGAAGGTGTTTCTAGATTTTTATATAATCATTCTGATGAAGAAAGATTTCACATGTTAAAATTGATGAAATATATTAATGTAAGAGGGGGTAATGGATATTATATAGATAAAAATAATATAATTATAAATAATAATAAAAATAAATATAATAATCTATATGAATTATTTCAAATTTTGTTTAAACATGAAAAATCAATATCTAAAAATATTAATTATTTAGTAGAAGTTTCTTTAATAGAAAAAGATTATTTTACTTATAATTTTTTACAATGGTATGTAGAAGAACAAATGAAAGAAGAATTTTTATGTAAAATGATTTTAGATAAAATTAAATTAGTGGAAAATAATCGACTAGGATTATACTTATTTGATAAAGATATTAATAAAATTAAAATAACTAAAAAATTAAATTAA
- the dapA gene encoding 4-hydroxy-tetrahydrodipicolinate synthase yields MKKLYGTGVALVTPFKKNGNIDFNGLEKLVKYVINNNVNYLVLLGTTAESSTLSLDEKKDIIECVCSINFGRLPLILGIGSNNTENVIKQINSIKNLSDFHAILSVSPYYNRPTQNGVYQHYKSIIKHTNENIKIIIYNVPKRTGTNVLPETVLRLSNEFKNNIVGIKEASGNILQSYKIIQKKLYNFSLISGDDFITIPIILGGGDSVISVIAQGLPNQISNMINLAMNNNVKKSFSIFYKIIDMINLIYKEGNPSGIKLLLSIIGICDPYVRLPLLVGTKSLRNDIQHCLKNIN; encoded by the coding sequence ATGAAAAAATTATATGGAACAGGTGTAGCGTTAGTTACTCCTTTTAAAAAAAATGGTAATATTGATTTTAATGGACTAGAAAAACTTGTAAAATATGTTATAAATAACAATGTAAATTATTTAGTTTTATTAGGAACTACAGCAGAATCTTCTACGCTTTCTTTAGATGAAAAAAAAGATATTATTGAGTGTGTTTGTTCTATAAATTTCGGAAGACTTCCCTTAATATTAGGGATAGGAAGTAATAATACAGAAAATGTTATAAAACAAATTAATAGTATAAAAAATTTATCTGATTTTCATGCAATTTTGTCTGTTTCTCCTTATTATAATAGACCAACTCAAAATGGAGTTTATCAACATTACAAATCTATAATTAAACATACAAATGAAAATATAAAAATAATTATTTACAATGTTCCTAAAAGAACTGGAACTAACGTTTTACCTGAAACTGTTTTACGTTTATCTAATGAGTTTAAAAATAATATAGTTGGAATAAAAGAAGCATCTGGAAATATATTACAATCTTATAAAATTATTCAAAAAAAATTGTATAATTTTAGTTTAATATCTGGAGATGATTTTATAACTATTCCAATTATATTAGGAGGAGGAGATAGTGTTATATCAGTAATAGCTCAAGGATTACCTAATCAAATTTCTAATATGATTAATTTAGCTATGAATAATAATGTTAAAAAATCTTTTTCTATTTTTTATAAAATTATTGATATGATTAATTTAATTTATAAAGAAGGAAATCCTTCAGGTATAAAATTATTATTAAGTATAATAGGAATATGTGATCCATATGTTAGACTTCCATTACTGGTTGGAACAAAATCATTAAGAAATGATATACAACATTGTTTAAAAAACATTAATTAA
- a CDS encoding RNA recognition motif domain-containing protein, whose protein sequence is MDNNTNTKLYVGNLSYDMTEQELKEYFESVGKVNHAKIIFDESTSNKRSKGFGFIEMSSEENAKKAIEKLNGTEFMGRNIVVSAARPRTKKDF, encoded by the coding sequence ATGGACAATAACACAAACACGAAATTATACGTAGGAAATTTATCATATGATATGACAGAACAAGAATTAAAAGAATATTTTGAGTCTGTAGGAAAGGTTAATCATGCAAAGATAATTTTTGATGAATCTACATCAAATAAAAGAAGTAAAGGATTTGGATTTATAGAAATGTCTAGTGAAGAAAATGCAAAAAAGGCTATAGAAAAATTAAATGGAACAGAATTCATGGGAAGAAATATTGTTGTATCAGCAGCTAGACCAAGAACAAAAAAAGATTTTTAA
- a CDS encoding sigma 54-interacting transcriptional regulator, with protein sequence MESIQNIKQKFGIIGYDCALHRALEKAIQVAPTDISVLVLGESGVGKEFIPKIIHKYSCRKHHSYIAVNCGAIPEGTIDSELFGHEKGSFTGATNMRKGYFEVANKGTIFLDEVGELPLTTQVRLLRILESGEFIKVGSSKIQKTDIRIVAATNLNMIESINKGKFREDLYYRLNTVQINIPSLRSRKDDIKFLFKKFSNDFAEKYRMPSITLTENSLKYLENYSWPGNIRQLKNLIEQISVVETKREINIEKLKEYIPENIPSLSLSKLNRDLNNDNFFHNNRERDFIYKILFDMKKNLNDLKNIVYQLIKNNQNSRFFKENNDLINQVFERITNRNSNKNPEITNNSIVQLKKLDHNKNSSEEKIIEDYDECVEENIQNSFSLQKKEIEFIQRILKKNKGKRKKTAKELGISERTLYRKIKQYGL encoded by the coding sequence ATGGAATCTATTCAAAATATAAAACAAAAGTTTGGAATTATTGGGTATGATTGTGCATTACATAGAGCTTTAGAAAAAGCGATACAAGTTGCTCCTACAGATATTTCTGTATTAGTACTTGGAGAAAGTGGTGTTGGTAAAGAATTTATTCCAAAAATAATTCATAAATATTCATGTAGAAAACATCATTCTTATATTGCTGTTAATTGTGGAGCAATACCAGAAGGAACTATTGATAGTGAATTATTTGGACATGAAAAAGGATCCTTTACTGGAGCAACAAATATGAGAAAAGGTTATTTTGAAGTTGCAAATAAAGGTACTATTTTTTTAGATGAAGTAGGAGAACTACCATTAACAACACAAGTTAGATTACTTAGAATTTTAGAATCTGGAGAATTTATTAAAGTAGGATCGTCAAAAATTCAAAAAACTGATATAAGAATTGTTGCTGCAACAAATTTAAATATGATAGAATCTATAAATAAAGGAAAATTTAGAGAGGATTTATATTATAGATTAAACACAGTACAAATAAATATTCCATCACTTAGATCTAGAAAAGATGATATTAAATTTTTATTTAAAAAATTTTCTAATGATTTTGCAGAAAAATATAGAATGCCATCAATAACATTAACAGAAAATTCTTTAAAATATTTAGAAAATTATTCATGGCCTGGAAATATTAGACAACTAAAAAATTTAATAGAACAAATATCAGTTGTAGAAACTAAAAGAGAAATAAATATAGAAAAATTAAAAGAATATATTCCAGAAAATATTCCATCATTATCATTATCAAAATTAAATAGAGATTTAAATAATGATAATTTTTTTCATAATAATAGAGAAAGAGATTTTATTTATAAAATATTATTTGATATGAAAAAAAATCTTAATGATTTAAAGAATATTGTTTATCAATTAATAAAGAATAATCAAAATTCTAGATTTTTTAAAGAAAATAATGATCTTATAAACCAAGTTTTTGAGAGAATAACAAATAGAAATTCTAATAAAAATCCTGAAATAACAAATAATTCAATAGTACAATTAAAAAAATTGGATCACAATAAAAATTCTTCTGAAGAAAAAATTATAGAAGATTATGATGAATGTGTTGAAGAAAACATTCAAAATTCTTTTTCTTTACAAAAAAAAGAAATTGAATTTATTCAAAGAATATTAAAAAAAAATAAAGGAAAAAGAAAAAAAACAGCCAAAGAACTAGGTATTTCAGAAAGAACATTATATAGGAAAATAAAACAATATGGACTATAA
- a CDS encoding co-chaperone GroES, with translation MMEVKIKPLSDRVLVHPDQAETKTASGIIIPDTAKEKPQKGTVIAVGKGKKNDPMTLKKGDRVLYGKYSGTELKWEGEEYLIMRESDVIAVI, from the coding sequence ATGATGGAAGTAAAGATAAAACCTTTATCAGATCGTGTTCTTGTACATCCTGACCAAGCTGAAACAAAAACAGCTTCAGGAATAATAATACCTGATACAGCAAAAGAGAAACCGCAAAAAGGAACTGTAATAGCAGTAGGAAAAGGAAAAAAAAATGATCCTATGACTTTAAAAAAAGGAGATAGAGTATTATATGGTAAATATTCTGGAACAGAATTAAAATGGGAAGGGGAAGAATATTTAATAATGCGAGAATCTGATGTAATTGCTGTTATATAA
- the secG gene encoding preprotein translocase subunit SecG, translating into MNNTFSINIVSFFIIIASILFIFIILIQSPKKESINQSFMEKNFRFFGVKRTNSFLNNFTWILSIIILLLILIFNYLLMK; encoded by the coding sequence ATGAATAATACTTTCTCAATAAACATAGTAAGTTTTTTTATTATTATAGCATCTATTTTATTTATATTTATTATTTTGATACAAAGTCCTAAAAAAGAAAGTATAAATCAATCTTTTATGGAAAAAAATTTTAGATTTTTTGGAGTTAAAAGAACAAATTCATTTTTAAATAATTTTACATGGATTTTATCTATTATTATATTATTATTAATATTAATATTTAATTATCTACTGATGAAATAA
- the groL gene encoding chaperonin GroEL (60 kDa chaperone family; promotes refolding of misfolded polypeptides especially under stressful conditions; forms two stacked rings of heptamers to form a barrel-shaped 14mer; ends can be capped by GroES; misfolded proteins enter the barrel where they are refolded when GroES binds) codes for MAKDIKFDIEARDKLKKGVDALANAVKVTLGPKGRNVVLQKSFGGPQVTKDGVTVAKEIELEDSIENLGAQMVKEVASKTNDVAGDGTTTATVLAQAIVREGLKNVAAGANPMDLKRGIDKALKIVIQNLRKQSREVGGNTEKIKQVASISANNDEKTGALIADAFERVGREGVITVEEAKGTDTSVDVVEGMQFDRGYQSPYFVTNTEKMITEFDQPQILLSDKKIAAMKDLLPILEPVAQSGKPLLIISEEVEGEALATLVVNKIRGTLKVAAIKAPGFGDRRKAMLEDIAILTGGSVISEETGSKLEDVKLNMLGKAERVIIDKDNTTIVNGGGNKRDIRSRIDQIKAQIETTTSDYDKEKLQERLAKLAGGVAVLYVGAASEVEMKEKKDRVDDALNATRAAVEEGIVAGGGVALVRAIKALDNINGENSDQDTGIQIVRRSLEEPLRQIVANAGGEGSVVVAKVSEGKGDFGYDAKMGEYKNMISEGIIDPTKVARVALENAASVSGMLLTTECVVTEIKKDEGNMTPPMPGSAAGGGGMGGMM; via the coding sequence ATGGCAAAAGATATTAAATTTGATATTGAAGCAAGAGACAAATTGAAAAAAGGTGTAGATGCGTTAGCTAATGCAGTAAAAGTTACTTTGGGACCAAAGGGTAGAAATGTTGTATTACAGAAATCTTTTGGAGGACCTCAAGTAACTAAGGATGGTGTTACTGTAGCTAAAGAAATTGAATTAGAAGATTCTATAGAAAATCTTGGAGCTCAAATGGTTAAAGAAGTAGCCTCTAAAACTAATGATGTTGCAGGAGATGGGACTACAACTGCTACTGTATTAGCTCAAGCTATTGTTAGAGAAGGACTAAAAAATGTAGCAGCAGGAGCAAATCCAATGGATTTAAAAAGAGGAATAGATAAAGCATTAAAAATAGTAATACAAAATTTAAGAAAACAATCTAGAGAAGTAGGAGGAAATACAGAAAAAATTAAACAAGTAGCATCTATATCAGCAAATAATGATGAAAAAACAGGAGCCTTGATTGCAGATGCATTTGAAAGAGTAGGAAGAGAAGGTGTTATAACTGTAGAAGAAGCTAAGGGAACAGATACATCAGTAGATGTAGTTGAAGGAATGCAATTTGATAGAGGATATCAATCCCCTTATTTTGTAACAAATACTGAAAAAATGATAACAGAGTTTGATCAACCTCAAATTCTATTATCTGATAAAAAAATAGCTGCTATGAAAGATTTACTTCCTATATTAGAGCCTGTAGCTCAATCAGGAAAACCATTACTAATAATTTCCGAGGAAGTAGAAGGAGAAGCTTTAGCAACATTAGTTGTAAACAAAATTCGTGGAACATTAAAAGTTGCAGCCATAAAAGCTCCAGGATTCGGAGATAGAAGAAAAGCAATGTTAGAAGATATAGCTATTTTAACAGGAGGTTCTGTAATTTCTGAAGAAACAGGAAGTAAATTAGAGGATGTTAAATTAAACATGCTAGGAAAAGCTGAAAGAGTAATTATAGATAAAGATAATACTACTATTGTTAATGGAGGAGGAAATAAAAGAGATATAAGATCACGAATAGATCAAATTAAAGCACAAATAGAAACTACAACATCTGATTATGATAAAGAAAAATTACAAGAACGTCTTGCTAAATTAGCTGGAGGAGTAGCTGTTTTATATGTAGGAGCAGCCTCTGAAGTAGAAATGAAAGAAAAAAAAGATAGAGTAGATGATGCATTGAATGCAACTAGAGCTGCAGTAGAAGAAGGTATAGTTGCCGGAGGGGGTGTAGCTTTAGTTAGAGCTATAAAAGCCTTAGATAATATAAATGGAGAAAATTCTGATCAAGATACTGGAATACAAATAGTAAGAAGATCATTAGAAGAGCCTTTACGTCAGATTGTTGCTAATGCAGGTGGAGAAGGATCTGTCGTAGTAGCAAAGGTTTCTGAAGGAAAAGGAGATTTTGGCTATGATGCTAAAATGGGTGAATATAAAAACATGATATCTGAAGGAATAATTGATCCAACAAAAGTTGCAAGAGTAGCATTAGAAAATGCAGCTTCAGTTTCAGGGATGTTATTAACAACTGAATGTGTTGTTACAGAAATCAAAAAAGATGAAGGAAATATGACTCCTCCAATGCCAGGTTCTGCAGCAGGAGGTGGAGGAATGGGTGGAATGATGTAG
- a CDS encoding DUF3276 family protein: MEEKESIKERNEICSRTLKTGSRTYFFDARETRAGDYYLTITESKKNYSNTGEITYKKHKIYLYKEDFSKFQSILDDMIRFIINEKGREVISERHQKDFKNHSSYTQEYSNKTIQKKSSKIKDFTNVNYKDI; encoded by the coding sequence ATGGAAGAAAAAGAAAGTATTAAAGAAAGAAATGAAATTTGTTCAAGGACTTTAAAAACTGGAAGTCGTACATATTTTTTTGATGCAAGAGAAACAAGAGCTGGTGATTATTACTTAACTATTACTGAAAGTAAAAAAAATTATTCTAATACAGGAGAAATAACTTATAAAAAACATAAAATTTATTTGTATAAAGAAGATTTTTCGAAATTTCAAAGTATACTTGATGATATGATTAGATTTATTATAAATGAAAAAGGAAGAGAAGTAATATCAGAACGTCATCAAAAAGATTTTAAAAATCATTCTTCATATACTCAAGAATATTCTAATAAAACAATTCAAAAAAAATCATCTAAAATAAAAGATTTTACAAATGTAAATTATAAAGATATATAA
- a CDS encoding KdsC family phosphatase codes for MNIMNDINTFIFDVDGVLTNCKLNLFPDGNMCRQMSAKDGYAIQLAIKKGYNLCVMTRGSDLMVFQRLKKLKVNHIYQGINNKKKYLNIYCNILNINKKKILYMGDDIPDIDIMKSVALPCSPIDAVQEVKDISKYVSPKKGGDGCVRDVIEKTLKIQKNWI; via the coding sequence ATGAATATAATGAATGATATAAATACTTTTATATTTGATGTCGATGGCGTCCTAACTAATTGTAAGCTTAATTTATTTCCAGATGGAAATATGTGTCGTCAAATGTCAGCTAAAGATGGATATGCTATACAATTAGCAATAAAAAAAGGTTATAATTTATGTGTAATGACTAGGGGATCAGATTTAATGGTATTTCAACGTTTAAAAAAATTAAAAGTTAACCATATTTATCAAGGAATAAATAATAAAAAAAAATATCTCAATATATATTGTAATATTTTAAATATTAATAAAAAAAAAATTCTTTATATGGGAGATGATATTCCTGATATTGATATTATGAAATCTGTAGCACTTCCATGTTCTCCTATAGATGCTGTTCAAGAGGTTAAAGATATTTCTAAATATGTTTCTCCTAAAAAAGGTGGAGATGGTTGTGTAAGAGATGTTATTGAAAAAACTTTGAAAATACAAAAAAATTGGATATAA
- the fsa gene encoding fructose-6-phosphate aldolase — MKFFLDTANLEEIKQAISIGILDGVTTNPSLIARESLFNKKDIQKHYKNICYLLNKNEDLSAEVISNNYNDIIEEGIELSSLHPKIVVKIPATKIGIKAIKFFSEKKINTNCTLVFSAGQAILAAKSGATYISPFLGRLDDVSYDGLNLIRDIKIIYDEYRFNTKILAASIRNPIHIIECAKMGIYAITSPINVINHLFNHPLTNIGLENFLKEFNNF; from the coding sequence ATGAAATTTTTTTTAGATACAGCTAATTTAGAAGAAATTAAACAAGCAATATCAATTGGAATATTAGATGGAGTAACTACAAATCCATCTTTAATTGCAAGAGAATCTTTATTCAATAAAAAAGATATTCAAAAACATTATAAAAATATATGTTATTTGCTAAATAAAAATGAAGATTTAAGTGCTGAAGTTATTAGTAATAATTATAATGATATTATAGAAGAAGGAATAGAATTATCATCTTTACATCCAAAAATTGTTGTAAAAATTCCAGCTACAAAAATAGGAATTAAAGCGATAAAATTTTTTTCAGAAAAAAAAATAAATACTAATTGTACTCTTGTTTTTTCTGCTGGACAAGCTATTTTAGCTGCAAAATCAGGTGCTACTTATATATCTCCATTTTTAGGAAGATTAGATGATGTATCTTATGATGGATTAAACTTAATAAGAGATATTAAAATTATTTATGATGAATATAGATTTAATACCAAAATACTAGCAGCATCTATTAGAAATCCAATACATATTATAGAATGTGCAAAAATGGGAATATATGCAATAACATCTCCTATCAATGTTATTAATCATTTATTTAATCATCCATTAACAAACATAGGATTGGAAAATTTTTTAAAAGAATTTAATAATTTTTAA
- the pncB gene encoding nicotinate phosphoribosyltransferase, with translation MNNISIISSLLDNDFYKFTMQNAVIKLFPLIKTKYKFINRGKYIFPKNFSKVLKENLDKMAYLKLSNNEKIFLKKFCPCLDNSYLNFLKKYQYNPKEVKIYQNGSTIKMNIEGLWSKIILWEVPLMAIISELYYKMIGIKRLSNNDIIKITKEKINKYKKMNIKVGEYGTRRRFSYKIHKLILKILVKEGNNSFIGSSNVHLSKIFSKKPIGTQGHEWIMFHAAKYGFNIADQISMENWLKIYNNKKLNIALSDTYTSSIFFKNFNKKLSNIYEGIRHDSGDPINFIKETINHYKNFKINPMKKKIIFSDNLDPNKIKHILSFCKKKINPIFCIGTNFTNDVGVPPMNIVIKMTKVLIKKKWIPVVKLSNSKEKYTGEKKMISIAKKMIHLL, from the coding sequence ATGAATAATATTTCTATTATATCATCATTATTAGACAATGATTTTTATAAATTTACTATGCAAAATGCTGTTATTAAATTATTTCCATTAATAAAAACTAAATACAAATTTATTAACAGAGGAAAATATATTTTTCCAAAAAATTTTTCTAAAGTTCTAAAAGAAAATTTAGATAAAATGGCTTATTTAAAACTTTCTAATAATGAAAAAATATTTTTAAAAAAATTCTGTCCTTGTTTAGATAACTCTTATCTTAATTTTTTAAAAAAATATCAATATAATCCAAAAGAAGTAAAAATTTATCAAAATGGATCTACTATTAAAATGAATATAGAAGGATTATGGAGTAAAATTATTTTATGGGAAGTTCCATTAATGGCTATAATTTCTGAATTATATTATAAAATGATTGGTATCAAACGATTATCAAATAATGATATAATAAAAATAACTAAAGAAAAAATAAATAAATATAAAAAAATGAATATAAAAGTAGGAGAATATGGGACAAGAAGAAGATTTTCTTATAAAATACATAAACTTATATTAAAAATTTTAGTAAAAGAAGGAAATAATTCTTTTATAGGAAGTAGCAATGTTCATTTATCTAAAATTTTTTCAAAAAAACCTATAGGAACACAAGGCCATGAATGGATTATGTTTCATGCAGCTAAATATGGATTTAATATTGCAGATCAAATATCAATGGAAAATTGGTTAAAAATTTATAATAATAAAAAATTAAATATTGCTTTATCTGATACATATACTTCTTCTATTTTTTTTAAAAATTTTAATAAAAAATTATCAAATATATATGAAGGTATAAGACATGATAGTGGAGATCCAATTAATTTTATTAAAGAAACAATAAATCATTATAAAAATTTTAAAATTAATCCTATGAAAAAAAAGATAATATTTTCAGATAATCTAGACCCAAACAAAATAAAACATATTTTATCTTTTTGTAAAAAAAAAATAAATCCCATTTTTTGTATAGGTACTAATTTTACAAATGATGTTGGAGTTCCTCCTATGAACATAGTCATAAAAATGACAAAAGTATTAATAAAAAAAAAATGGATACCAGTTGTAAAATTATCTAATTCAAAAGAAAAATATACTGGAGAAAAAAAAATGATTTCTATAGCTAAAAAAATGATTCATTTATTATAA
- the miaB gene encoding tRNA (N6-isopentenyl adenosine(37)-C2)-methylthiotransferase MiaB: MNKDDSTINKFYIKNYGCQMNVSDSEIVSSILLKNGYSLSENIKDAKIIFFNSCSIRKKSELTIINQLNKFEHLKKNGSLFGMIGCFSKEFKEYLLNKNKIDFFINPNSYKKIPNIISYRSYKKKNTDFFFDKKKESYDNIYPYKNLYEKKVTTFLSITRGCNNMCTFCIVPFTRGREISNNPDFIIKECTRLYTLGYKEITLLGQNVDSYKWKQKNNFVLNFSHLLEKLAKNIPDIRIRFTTSNPHDMSDDVIEIISKYENICNHIHLPVQSGSNKILKLMNRKYSKEDYLLLINKIRKIIPNCSISHDIMVGFCNEEEKDHLDTIDLMNKIKYNYGYMFSYSPRPGTYAYNKLVNNVPDHIKKRRLQEIINLQNKHSLYRMNKFLNKKQKVLIEGSSKKNNKHWYGRNQQNLVVVFPKNLYTKIGDLVSVKVKRVTSATLIGYMI, translated from the coding sequence ATGAACAAAGATGATTCAACAATTAATAAATTCTATATAAAAAATTATGGATGTCAAATGAATGTTTCAGATAGTGAAATAGTATCATCTATTTTATTAAAAAATGGATATTCATTATCTGAAAATATAAAGGATGCAAAAATTATTTTTTTTAATTCTTGTTCTATTAGAAAAAAATCAGAATTAACTATAATAAATCAATTAAATAAATTTGAACATTTAAAAAAAAATGGATCATTATTTGGTATGATAGGTTGTTTTTCCAAAGAATTTAAAGAATATTTATTAAATAAAAATAAAATAGATTTTTTTATAAATCCAAATTCATATAAAAAAATTCCAAATATCATATCATACAGATCATACAAAAAAAAAAATACGGATTTTTTTTTTGATAAAAAAAAAGAATCATATGACAATATTTATCCATATAAGAATTTATATGAAAAAAAGGTAACAACTTTTCTAAGCATAACAAGAGGATGTAATAATATGTGTACCTTTTGTATAGTACCTTTTACAAGAGGAAGAGAAATTAGTAATAATCCTGATTTTATTATAAAAGAATGTACAAGACTGTATACCCTTGGTTATAAAGAAATAACACTTTTAGGTCAAAATGTTGATTCTTATAAATGGAAACAAAAAAATAATTTTGTATTAAATTTTTCTCATCTTTTAGAAAAGTTAGCTAAAAATATTCCAGATATAAGAATTCGTTTTACAACATCTAATCCACATGATATGTCAGATGATGTAATAGAAATAATTTCTAAATATGAAAATATTTGTAATCATATTCATCTTCCAGTACAATCTGGTAGTAATAAAATATTAAAATTAATGAATAGAAAATATTCTAAAGAAGATTATTTATTATTAATTAATAAAATAAGAAAAATTATTCCTAATTGTTCTATATCTCATGATATTATGGTTGGATTTTGTAATGAAGAAGAAAAAGATCATTTAGATACTATTGATTTAATGAATAAAATTAAATATAATTATGGATATATGTTTTCTTATTCTCCAAGACCAGGAACATATGCATATAACAAATTAGTTAATAATGTTCCAGATCATATAAAAAAAAGAAGATTACAAGAAATTATAAATTTACAAAATAAGCATTCATTATATAGAATGAATAAATTTTTAAATAAAAAACAAAAAGTGTTAATAGAAGGATCTTCAAAAAAAAATAATAAACATTGGTATGGAAGAAATCAACAAAATTTAGTTGTTGTATTTCCAAAAAATTTATATACAAAAATAGGAGATTTAGTTTCTGTTAAAGTAAAAAGAGTAACATCAGCAACATTAATAGGTTATATGATATAA